Proteins from a single region of Octadecabacter arcticus 238:
- a CDS encoding N-6 DNA methylase — translation MAQHAAAESRGAALAAFKKTFRELAPYKHRYEVFKDFVTMAACSLHNSLHKDPAREEEYLAIIAGYKKPDQEAFPKLMAHLVMALDSEPRDILGPLYMELEIANKDAGQFFTPPELSELMANLTFGDMLGRLDSQPFITAGEPACGGGGMILALVKVMTRAGHDPARKLWVQAIDVDRLAALMCYVQLSLWNVPAEIIVGNTLSWDIREVWYTPAHHMGLWKYRLRRTENSLEVEISATERPAHKTPPPEPTTPLTQRTPEPPAVKPSQLGFDF, via the coding sequence ATGGCACAACATGCAGCGGCCGAGAGCCGTGGCGCTGCTTTAGCAGCGTTCAAAAAGACCTTTCGCGAGCTGGCACCCTACAAACACCGCTACGAGGTTTTCAAAGACTTCGTGACAATGGCCGCGTGCAGTTTGCACAACAGCCTTCACAAGGATCCTGCCCGCGAAGAGGAATATCTGGCGATCATCGCTGGCTACAAAAAACCAGACCAAGAGGCCTTTCCAAAATTGATGGCCCACTTGGTCATGGCACTGGACAGCGAGCCGCGTGACATTCTCGGGCCGCTCTACATGGAGCTCGAGATTGCCAACAAGGACGCAGGGCAATTCTTCACCCCGCCCGAGCTCTCTGAGCTGATGGCCAACTTGACCTTCGGGGATATGCTTGGCCGCTTGGATAGCCAGCCGTTTATCACGGCAGGTGAACCCGCATGCGGGGGAGGGGGGATGATCTTGGCCTTGGTCAAGGTGATGACCCGAGCGGGACATGACCCCGCCCGCAAGCTCTGGGTGCAGGCTATCGACGTGGACCGTTTAGCAGCACTTATGTGCTACGTTCAGCTGAGCCTGTGGAATGTGCCCGCCGAGATTATCGTCGGGAACACGCTCAGCTGGGACATCCGCGAAGTCTGGTACACGCCCGCCCACCACATGGGACTTTGGAAGTATCGATTACGCCGGACGGAAAACAGCCTCGAGGTTGAAATTTCAGCCACGGAGCGCCCGGCGCATAAAACGCCGCCGCCCGAACCGACGACCCCTCTGACGCAGCGCACACCTGAACCCCCAGCCGTCAAGCCAAGCCAGCTTGGCTTTGACTTCTGA
- a CDS encoding CopG family ribbon-helix-helix protein, with protein MPTSTFTTRIDVNLKERLQTIARQEHRSASFMANQAIEHFVEEREATRALVETGLMLIEKGAPTISSDAIHAWMDGPEDAPFPEPNVFKD; from the coding sequence ATGCCAACATCGACCTTCACGACGCGCATCGACGTCAATTTGAAGGAACGCCTTCAAACCATAGCGCGACAGGAACACCGTTCTGCGTCTTTCATGGCGAACCAAGCCATCGAACACTTTGTTGAAGAACGCGAAGCGACCAGAGCGCTGGTGGAAACCGGCTTGATGCTGATTGAGAAGGGCGCACCAACGATATCATCAGACGCGATCCATGCTTGGATGGATGGCCCTGAGGATGCCCCATTTCCCGAGCCAAATGTTTTTAAAGATTAA